AACAACCGTATTGTCATAAAAGTAAAGCCCGGGCACCGCGTAATTTGATTTGGGCTGTTGCGGTTTTTCTTCGATTGAGATGGCCATGTTCTCACTGTCGAATTCCACCACGCCATAGCGCTGGGGATCGCTTACATGATAGGCAAATACGACCCCGCCATCCGGATCATTGTTGTACTGCAGTAATTCCTTTAACCCGGCGCCATAAAAGATGTTGTCTCCCAGGATCAGGGCCACTTTATCCCTCCCGATGAAGTCCTCTCCAATCACAAATGCCTGGGCCAATCCGTTAGGTTGTTCCTGTACGGCATAATCAAACCTGCATCCCAGCTGTTTGCCATCACCGAGCAAACGCCTGAATGCCGTTGAATCTTCCGGGGTCGTGATGATAAGGACCTCGTTGATGCCCGCCATCATCAGCACCGAGAGGGGATAATAGATCATTGGTTTGTCATAAATGGGCATAAGCTGCTTGCTGATTGCAAGGGTAATGGGAAATAACCTTGTGCCGGCCCCACCGGCTAAAATGATTCCTTTCATGTCTTTTCAATTTCAAGTTCATCAATCTCTATGTCTCCCTCCTCATCCTCCACCAGGATCTCGAGGAAAGGTTCTTTAAATCGTTTCGTGGTAATGGCCTTGTCAAGCGTCAGCAGGAGCGATGGTAACAAAAACAAGTTGCAGAGCAGTGCAATGACCAGTGTGAATGATATCAGGTATCCCAGGGCTTCTGTTCCGCCGAATGAAGACAGGATGAAAATGGCGAACCCAAAAAAGAGTACCACCGAGGAATACATCATGCTGTAGCCTGTTTCCCTGAGGGCTTCCAGAACGGCTTCTTTAATGTTCCAGTTATTCCATCTGAGGTGCAGCCTGTACCTTGACAGGAAATGGATGGCGTTATCCACGGAGATACCCAGGGCAATGCTGAATATCAGGATGGTTGATGGTTTGATGGAGATACCCAGGAACCCCATCAGGGCAGCGGTCAGCAGCAAAGGTATAAGGTTCGGGACCAGGGAGATGAAAATCATCCTGAATGAAGAAAACAACAATGCCATAAGCATCGAGATCACCACCAGGGCCAGTATAAGGCTGGAGATGAGGTTCCGTACAAGGTAATTGGTGCCTTTCAGAAAGACTATGCTGGTGCCGGTTATTGAAACATCGTATTCTTCAGGAGGGAAGATCCGGTCAACCCTCAGCTCAAGGCTGTCGCTGATCCATTCTATCTCCTTGGTCCCCACATTGGCCATTTGAATGCTTATCCTGGTGAGGCGATTGGTGCTGTCGATGAAAGACCGGAACGCTTTGCCACCGCCTATATTGCTTGTATAATTCGTAAGTTCCTTTAACTTGGAAGGAGGTGGAAGTATAAAATACTTGGGATCTCCTCCCATGTGCGCCTGGTAAAAGAAACTTATGCCATCAACAATGGATAAGGGGCGCGAAAAAAATGGGCTGAAAAGGGAATCTTTGGTGAAGACTTTTTGCAATCGCTTGATCTTATAAAGGGTCCTGGCGTTATTTTTAA
This DNA window, taken from Bacteroides sp., encodes the following:
- the rfbA gene encoding glucose-1-phosphate thymidylyltransferase RfbA; the protein is MKGIILAGGAGTRLFPITLAISKQLMPIYDKPMIYYPLSVLMMAGINEVLIITTPEDSTAFRRLLGDGKQLGCRFDYAVQEQPNGLAQAFVIGEDFIGRDKVALILGDNIFYGAGLKELLQYNNDPDGGVVFAYHVSDPQRYGVVEFDSENMAISIEEKPQQPKSNYAVPGLYFYDNTVVEVAKNIRPSARGEYEITDVNKHYLKEKKLKVGILGRGHAWLDTGTFESLMQAAQFVEVIEQRQGQKIGCIEEIAYRMGFIDKEQLLTIAEPLLKSGYGDYLLRLVK
- a CDS encoding efflux RND transporter permease subunit — translated: GNRILTEFGIIASLNILIAYILTLFLIPIFFSYLPPPKPRHTKHLEKGLTTSIVDRLLLIVQKKRNIIYMAVALLIAIGVIGVTRLETTGNIVDDISKSNKLYTDLIFLEKNFKGVMPLEISIDTKEAEGVFKNNARTLYKIKRLQKVFTKDSLFSPFFSRPLSIVDGISFFYQAHMGGDPKYFILPPPSKLKELTNYTSNIGGGKAFRSFIDSTNRLTRISIQMANVGTKEIEWISDSLELRVDRIFPPEEYDVSITGTSIVFLKGTNYLVRNLISSLILALVVISMLMALLFSSFRMIFISLVPNLIPLLLTAALMGFLGISIKPSTILIFSIALGISVDNAIHFLSRYRLHLRWNNWNIKEAVLEALRETGYSMMYSSVVLFFGFAIFILSSFGGTEALGYLISFTLVIALLCNLFLLPSLLLTLDKAITTKRFKEPFLEILVEDEEGDIEIDELEIEKT